The genomic interval attttttttttgattactCAACTGTGTAAAGACTTCTCACAACTTAAAAGAATAACATGGAATTATTCAGAAGCAGGACACGGAAAAGGTGCTCCTGATGGGGTTGGAGCAACTCTTAAAAGAACTGCGGATCGAATGGTTGCTTTTGGAAAAGATGTAGGTACTTATGAGCAATTTCACAcattgattacaaaatatacagataatgacaatttaaacgttattgttaaaaaagtagACAAAGAAGAAATCTTATTTAGAGACAGTTTATTtccaaaacaattaaaaccaTTCAGGGGCACATTTTCCGTGTATCAAGTTCTTTGGGAGAAATCTGCATCTAGAACGGCTGTTCGCAAAATGAGTTGTTTTGATTGTGACGTTTCCGAAATTTGTGTTCATGGAAAACATCTTGGCTTTATAGATGATATAATTGatttacaaaaagaaaatgcTCCTTCTACTTCCTTTGAACCTGCTGTCACGActcttgatattttaaaacataagagACTAAATGAAACCCGCACAGCGACACCTTCTGAAGTTTTAACCATTCACGAAAACAATCTCATTTTACCATCAAACTATGAACCAAATTtcggttaaaatttaattcttatctAAATTCATGAGCAGAAATATCTGTTCATCAACAGAAATAAGTTTTCTCATTTAATGATCGTTAAAATCTGAATCAAAACGAGGCtcgtaacttaaaaaaaaagtattgttacgttttattataattgttgttcacaatattaaaaatatataatatattaagtataattttacaaaatatctgTGATTTATAAGCTTTTTGACTTAATTATTgtgattaatcattattattatatattcgaaccaaaacataaatttaatttagaagatATAAAAAGCTTAGCTTATACAGGAAATAATAGTAATCTACAGTCTAAAAGTACATTGTGTATGTTTTCAATAGAATCAGTTGTGTATCACTAAATTAGTGCAAAAGATCTGAATAAATAAGCAGTCAAaagtttataaacttttataagttGATTTatgctaatttataattactttggttttttatttataaagaacgaaatataaaacctacaatttacaaaaaatgtcaTTGCCCTCAATACatcgtcatttttatattgtataaaatcattattctgCCATTACGTCATTATACTCAATGATAATTTTTAGAAAGATtgtaatatcttattaaattttggTTTATTTGGAGATAatctaatacaaataatataacccGGACATGCCTAATATTACTGCCAAAAAATCAGATCTATGCACGCAGATTTTCGAGAATCCACAAATTttgatcaaaaataataaattttgtagatTCACCCACCTATGCTATTATTGCTATCTGCATCTTTGCTAGACACATCAAATTTATTTGTGTACAAATTTGTCAGATTAACTCATGTATTAATcctaaataatagtaaactttCGTGAACGTGTCACCGGGTAAACATTTCTAAGGAAAGAGTTTGTAACTTATTCTACTAAAGTTACTAAACTGTTACACTCAAGTGTTGATTTTTATGGCAATATGTTTGTTGAAAAACGtggagaaaagaaaaaaaactaaaccaaAATAAGTAGCTTTTATATCGCTTTGTCGCATAGTTtcgtagaaaaataatattgaagttAGGGAATGTAACTCTTACTTTTCAAAAACGAATAAAGATAGGGGGTATAATAAttgaccaaaaatatttttaagaactaGCAACATAAAGATGCCAATATCAAAAAAAAGCCAGTGCAGATTTAACATGGGAACATAGATCTTTTACGGTGACATTTGTATTGAacaaaaattttctttttttaaaaagcgtCTTCAATAAGGTGGGACTAGGATACttatttttggaaaatgttTGCGACGTTTGCACGCTGACCTACCTATTCGTTTGATGATGACCGTCGCCGTTTCCTGATCGTCGTGTAATTTAGTGACAAAGAATTTGGTTtactactaattaaatataatttaattaaattatggcGCAAAATTGTTGAGTTTTTGTTCACAGTGGAAATCTAGTTaaggaaaaagtttttatgatgTTTTGCCAGACAggataagttattaaaatgcacagataaagtaaaatagtttaatatcaGATTTCAATTTGGTtcgtaaaaaattatttacaaacatatttaatttatttacaagtctTCCGTACTCCATTTGTAGACTTCTTCCTCTTGAGCCTTTCTCTTGCTTTGCTGATCAAAGTATTTCTTTTCATAACCATTAGAACGATCGACACCATCCCACCTGTATCCTGGTCGTATATTAAAACGATTTGGCGGAAAATTGCCTTTATATGTTggtttttctgaaaaaaaaaaaacaaaaattatagtttaaataccGACTATATGTTTAAACTGGCTCATTGGACTTTTCGCTAGCTTATAGGATCGCAAACCAAAATCCAAGTTTTTTTTCAGATCAGGTCAATAATAACCTATTGGGTTTATCTGTAGAGACATTCTCAGTAATTGACCAAAACATGTAAGGCCTGAAAAGCTCTTACGTCTGAACTCGTCGCTGGTGTGAGATTTGCTGTTCCATCAGATTATGGGAGGTTAGAATTGACCATAAAAGAATATGTGCATTCACTTGTTTTGTGTACTATATATGTGCGCAAATGGCTAGTCTCTCTTAAAGATAGCCGCTGAGGCCGAAATCGGGCAGAAGCTATAGGGTTGCCTCACACGAGCCACCGGCCACAACCGCAAAACGCCGCCACAGGCATATTTCCTGTAATCTTCATGCATTTTATATGGACTCGCCGATAGTAGCGCGTGGCGGCCACTGGCGTCAATTATGTGCGGCGAGTCCGGATATGCCTGTGGCTCGTTTGCTGCGACACTAATGGAAAATGTTCGACTACAGACGAATAATACTAGTAGTTATAAACTCTCACCAGGTCCCAACTCCCCTCTCTCCCTCTTTTTCTCTCGTATGTACTTCAGCATTGGATCTCCGGCTCGCTCGACGTCTCGCAACTGACCTTCAAGGTCACGGTCGTCTTTGTACCGAGCGAGCGGCTTGGACGCTTCGTGTATGAAGTCTTGGACCGCTGCTTGCTGGTCTTCGATTTGTTTAATcctaaatagttaaaatttgtaGTGAGTAAGATAAGGTTTAGGTAACTAACCCATTTAAGCGTAAAACTAAATGTTATGTGTAtagatgttttttaatatttcagcaACCTGATTGTAACAAATCAATAATTCTATGAAACAGTAACCATTTCTTAGACCATTAATATGCACAAAACCATGGAATCTAACGTCTTGTGCCAAAAAGTACACTGGCTtcaaaactggaacacagcCATTATACACAGTATTGGTATCTGGTGGTAGATTATAACGTGAAGAATCTCAACAGTCACACACATGTAAAGTCTTTGAtgatcaaatatatatgttcttGGTAATAACCTACTTATGTTCAAACATACAGATCCAACAGTACCTAACATGTTTAAAGTCTATTAAAGCAGAATATGATGACATGATCATATGTGTATGATTTGATTGATTAACTCGttggtagggatttgtgtaagctgtttgagtaggtaccacccattcatcagaccatcagatattctaccgtcaaacagtaatactatACTATGTTTGTTGTCCGGTCTAAAGGGTGAGCGAGTCATTGGAAtctaggcacaagggacataatattttagcttccaaggttggtggagcagtGTCTATGTGAGGGAtggtcaatatttattacagtatcaATGTCTACGGGCAATCATTGGTGATTtttaccaacaggtggcccatttgcatgtccacctacctatattatgctataaaaaaattattaaaccaGAACATCaggacaacatcatcatcaaaatTGTCTATGGCTAAGCTTATTTGAGTCAATATTgtataaacacaataatatttaaccaAAGATAATGTATTTAGTTAGAATTATAATggaacaatttcaataaaatagttttctagGTACTAATtttgttactattatttttatacaattataatttgtacagaTAACAACAAATAAGTTCATCATACCCTTTActccattttttatatttctcgtCTAACTCCTTTTGTCTCTCTGCTTTTTCCCTTTGCATCTGTCTGTCTTGGGAGGTATCTCTTTTACCTGAAATGATAAGATTCTTATGAGCTGTTAAATTCtaaaatcacaattttttatatgattaataatttggTATCAAATggtaaaatcataaaaacagtggctgtttttatgatatatttaattttataaattttaggtaagtaaaataatgaaaaactaaactttttattacatacacaCCAAAATAAAGTATCATACTTTTGcagaataatttttaatttgaactcCATCTGTAGTCATGGTCATATTTTTTAACACTACAAGCATTTGGCATATATTTAGTCCCAGATAGCTTTTAGGACTTTTTtggactatattttatattgtaacctTATTTGAGCAAGTTAGCACCTTatttacaagggacataagaactaatattaattaaataaatcctttttaCTTACTTTTCCTCGACACAGCTTTAGCATTTCTACCAGACATTTCGTCTGTCATGTGTTTAAATACCTCTTCTTCTCGTCTTCTAAATGCTTGGTTCTCTTCTTTCAATTGACCAGCATCTTGCAGGCCAGCTTTCTTGCCATCTAAAGTTTTTTCCATTTTCTTATTCGATGGTGGGGGCTCATCGTTTCTGTAATCTCTTCCACTATGATTCTTGCTCCTTTCCCTTCTCGGCGGTGACAAATCGGAATCACTTTCATTCGTCCTCTCCTTCCTTCTATCTTGCCTCTGAAATTGATCTGATCTCTTATTCTTAGGTGACCCTCTTcttttatcaaagttttttctttcactatttttacatttctcaTAATTTTCTTCCTTCTTTCTTCTTCTAGGTGAGCCATCTGAATCCTGCGATTTTGGTGACTGACGTCTTGATTTCCGAGGAGGCGATAAATCTGAGTCATAATCGTTACTTCTTGGTTTGAGTGATGAGGTGTCAGAATTGGATTTTTGTTTGCGTATGTCTTTTTCGCTTTTGTCTGGTGAACGAGACCTGTTGTTAGTTCTATTTGGAGAAGTTTCACGACTGTTAGATCGCcttgatttattttcttgtgTATCATCAAAATCGCCCCAACGGGATGGTTTTCTTTCTCTTTTAATCTTACTGCTGCTAGATTTTCTTGGTGGAGATAATTGGGTATCATAATCTCTATTTGCTTTAGAAGATTTTTCTTTGGGTCTTTTTCGTGGAGGCGATACATCTGAGTCATCGTTTTTGTTCATCCAATTTGAAGTATGTTTCCTTCTCTGAGGGCTTCCCTCATCTCTTCGACGGTTCCTATCATTATTTTGTACTGTCTTCTTAGAATTTCTAGGTGGCGAAGGATCTGAgtcataatttttatcttttgatttatCTTTTCTTCGAGGTGGACTGAAATCACTGTCACTGTCTCGGTTATTCTTAGAAATTTTCGTCTCATTTTTTTCAGAGCTTTTTCTCGGTGGTGATGGATCGGAATCACCCTTATTATCATCCTCTGAGTCACTGTACATTTTCCCgaatacaatttcattttctttCGCTACTTCTTTATTATCACGTTTAACTTCTTCAATTtgtaatttactattaaaaccaTCATCCTGTAATAGAAATTAaagaatcaatttaattaattgttattaagtgtaaaaaaaaaatacaaatgagcAATACTGTGTACAAGTTATGAAAACAAACAATAGCAGTTATTGTTGCAATTATTGTTCATATTATAGGCTTAGTATGAACGATAAAAAATGGCTATTGAAACATCAAAAGCAGAGTGTTACTTTGcttgaaataacaaatatttacattaaataactgATTAGAAAAAGTGAGAACATTCTAAATTGCTAGTAGATGCTTGGGATAgtcagatattatatattattctgtattttcaaagtaataattactttgtaGGTTATGAACAAAATCATtactatgataaattaaaaacaattacctGGTTAATGACTCTCCATTTGGAAGTTGTTTTAAAATCCTCCAACTTCCTGATCTCTTCGGGTCTCTCGTCAATGATTCCGACTACCTGGGGTGCATCTTCACCCTCATTCAATATGTCCAACTCGTCACCACCTAGCGTGCGTAACTTTGTGAGATCTATGtcatcatcaattattttaaatctgaaaattaaatagcatcagtattatctatacatataataaaatcggattgtctgtttgtaatattaaaataacccatttttactaaatgcatatgtatgtatacaagtacatataccaaaataattttttttacaacttttgtctgtctgtctgtttgttccggctaatctctggaacagctgAACCAATTTCGacgagactttcactggcagaaagcggatgtaataaggagtaacttaggctacttttattttagaattatatatagaattaaaataaaatctcgttacaatatacaaataacttaaattcaaacaacgcacACAAAGTCATGAGAatgtagaatatctgttgagtgggtggtacctacccagatgggcttgcacaaagccttgccGCCAAGTGAAAGATAGACAgaaatacacataaaattttACACCCTCGTATGATTTAAGTTAAAAgaactttgaaattattttattgatctgTTGAGTGTTGAGTATCTCTACAAGTTATGTATGAGTAATTATagctattcaaatttaaataagatcttTAAACACATTTGATAATGTTCCTCAATAAAAGATCATCATTCATCATCCTCCAGCCCTTTACTCAATTTTATTTTGGGTTGGTGCAGCTTGTCAGCTTGTTCCTTAATAGAAAAATGAAGAGAATTTTACTGTGCacaaatttgataatttttttaaaatgtttttaaggtaATATCAACCATAAAACCCTCAGTGgattattgaatttaactatttcaattattatattaattgtaatagtcgaatattactatattaatatagCTTTTAAtgctataacatatatataactaatgtaCCCTATAAATTGTATACAATGTGCTGATTTCTTTATTGGTATCaactaaaatcatttttaaacatgattttattatagaacttAAAATAGGCCAGTAAATCTACTTTGTAGTTTCCATTGCTAAAGGTGTTTAAAAGGTGGTCTAAAAGGTGTTCTTTTTTAGGAGGGGCGAACATGACCCTTGGGCAGATATGggttacttattaatttaagcaTTTTGTAAAATGCTAGCAATTTAACTGAAAACTAAGTTTCTACGATTATTGAGcccaaattttatatcaaattgttaataaataataatgctgaatgtataaaacataaacaagaaACTTTACCCTTTTCCTTTCACagattttttcttctttttcttcttttcaGCTGATCGACcggttaaatatttttgtaggtaTGCTTTTTGATTTATTGCTTCCGACATttttagtgatttattttatattgtaaagatAAAACCAAGGAATAGTCACGAAAATAACGCGTTGTGTAAATTCAACATGACGCAAGAAATTGACTTAAATTTTGACGTTTGTAACGATGGCTCTAAAACAgagtatacataattatatttcttattagttgaATTCGAGTTGTTTTGCTATTTACTACAATTTTaaacgtgtttattttatatattattgaggGTAAACAAACTATTGgtactaaaactattttttcaGTTCCTAAAACATTTCGGAGATACataaagtcaaaagtcaaaaatctttattcaatatagaagtgtttgcacttgcttattgattgtcaaaaatctaccaccggttcggaatttagcacctcggacctgagaagaaccggcgaaagaaactcagcgggatatattttttttattttttttaaccattttccatgtaggtacaatgataagtatattttagttgtttgaaacagcctggaggcgatcatttcattcccaaggtgtgcagtcaactaaaaagtcattagtgttgtaatatcctttagcacacaaacgctctttaacgactcttttgaattttataattgaataattttgaacgttttctgggatcctgttgtaaaaacgtatacattgccccaaaaaagagttactaaccctgtgtaatcgggtacttggagtaacaagtttattcttgttcctagtgttaatagaatgtacgtcacaatttctgggaaaatcatttatgtttttgcgtacatacataacattatcaaaaacaaattgagaagcgacagtcattattttaatttctttaaatttacctcttaacgaatcttttgggaccaggttataaattgcacgaatagccctcttctgcagtacaaaaatagtattaatgtcagctgcattaccccagagtaggatgccatacgacattatactatggaaataactgaagtacacaaggcgtgccgtatccacatcagtcaaaagtctaattttttataccgcataggctgcagagctaagtctattcgccaatttatttatatgggggccccattggagcttagagtctattgtcataccaaggaactctgttgattctaaaacatttaatgcttccccgtttaaacgtacactcgctttgacacatcttacattggtagtagtgaatttaatacatttagtctttttactatttaacattaaattattaacactaaaccaatttactatttcagagacttgtatattgttcacatcgtcatatatcgaaagacgtctttttattttaaaaattaaagaagtatcatcagcaaacaatactatctcgagtttatcacctaggagatgtggcaggtcatttatataaacaaggaagagaaatggtccaagaattgatccttgagggacccccacagtaactggagacccgggagatctctttccatttatatcaaccctctgaatgcgattgctcagatacgaaatcagaagactgagtgcagtgtccctaattccataatgacgtagctgaCCTcttgaccaaagtttcgtgttgcacacaatcaaaggccttagataaatcacaaaatatccctaaggcatcctgtgactcctcccaggccctgtaaatatttttaacgagctcaacaccagcgtcagttgtcgagcgactccttgtaaatccaaattgtttcttgtgtagcaacttgttattgttaaaatgtactagcatttgatttagtaataacttttcaaagatcttgctaagagttggtagtacagagatgggcctatagttgttggggtctgatgtactacctgatttaaatattggtaatactctactatgtttcatgaggtcaggaaacacgccactaaggacacatttattaaatatagtgacaaggtagggtgcgattacatcaattattaaattgactaccttgacagagatcccccacagatcggccgtttcttaatatctagtgatctgaaggaacttattacatcacttacacttactgtattaaatttaaagctaatatgacattcttccacatggttttttaataatgattcagcaacggtaggagaggaatttaatgagttagttgtcgaaaatggaatgtcagcaaaaaaaatttcaaaaacagttgcaacatcccgatctgaggaaaataaattgttgtcaatagataagctaaagtcggagatgttatttttgactcttccagtttcacaattaataattttccatgtcattttaattttatcaggtgcctcaatattttttttttatatgcaatgatttagctgtatgacatacacgtttgaatagtttagagtaggcactaacataactgataaatgaaaaagaccggttgtatgatctttcactataaagttcatacaacctctgcctactcttgtgaattccgacagtcgcccaatcattaaatttaagaaaattcctagaatagactgtcttggaagtaaatatggcattaaattctgttttaattaatttaaaaaaaaatgttataaagctcattagaattatcatttaattgtaaatatgagagctttgccatgatattacttctgaacttctcaattcgatacaaattgattagTACAAATGTCTgatttaaatccttagcattattatttatttgcgaattaaatgaagcaaactgtccacaatgatcagaacttaacatatttataatacatttatgattaggtacacagttggtaaatatgttgtcaatacatgttccagtggattcagtgattctagttggctctaagaataagttaatgaggttatatgaatataataatgatctgaatctaatacttgtgctacagttttctaataaatttatgttgaagatatacatacaaatttatttcaaaataattaagcaCCTTGTTTAAAACTTAATGGCACtcccatttaaatattaagttatcATAATATCCTAATGattgcaaaataataaacattataatatgttagaTATATCaaagtttcatattttgaaGAATTTCTTGGATCTTTTTGTGATACTTCTTTCTTTAAAATTGGCTCATTAtgtgttactttatttttcttatttcttcACCTTCAAATATTGCGCTATGTTTGTTTTGAAAACGTCATGTgggtattatattaaagtatagcaGCTATTAATAAGATATCGAGCCGATttctttaacaatttaatttattttagtccaCATAACTAGTAAAATAGAGTAATCTATTTAAAGATTAGTATTTACacgttaataaatgtatttgaccgataagtaaatgttaataatagcGACAATCGACTTTTTACGTAGTTGCATTTTATCGCAATTGCGAATTCGCATCTAGCTAGTCAGAACAAGGACCGCGTTCCCTACTATTATGTTCCTAAAAACTGTTTTGGCAGTCATTTGTGAATTGTGACTAGCATCAAACCGATGAAAAATGATCGCGCCTTATATAAACGTGAAGTCAATactcttatatattttgttaaattaagagCAAGTGATCTGTCGTTTAGCTGTTGAAACAAGTACTGATTTCTAGATACCATTTACcattgatttgatattcgaaagaagaagacagaatTGTTTAATCAATAATCCGTTATACAACATTAATTAGTAAAGgtattagattttataaagctgaattaatatttagcaaacacaatattaatgaatataattacaaaaatgtaaagATACTTATACTGTTTAAGGTGCGCCTCAGagtataaaactaaacaaaaaaacgtGTAATAATCTATCCATGCTCGTTTTAAGTGAAAGTGATTGATTtactaatcaaataataataatagtagtaagTTTCTTGTCTTTTCTTTCCACTGAAGTCatatttcgaaattcaaaacttgtaaaagtacctatatttgaatataatttggaacataaattaatagataTGGATCTAAGGCGGGAAATATTGTGAGGCGGTAGCCATTTTGAAACcgaattcgaaattcaatttaCTTTTCTAACAACAACGATCTTTGAAGCTCGTTCTCTTGCTTTTGCggcgtatttttattttgtttaatgttgttaataattttaataaatagttatcttaataaattttcaatgtgCATATTAAAATTGGAGGAAAATAAGAGTCGTAGATATTTTGAAATACTGCTATTTATTAGCAAGAATATTTGACATCACATGATCATACGGTCTGAAGAAATACGGTAGTCGTAGTGCGGTGATCATTTAACGTTGGTATTCAGCTTCGTCGTCTTGCTGTCTCTGCGAAgagaataataatactttatataaatgtagtaATTTCGTCCAATATTTTGTAGCGTAGAGTTAAAAGTTTAATTCATAATTCAATTGTTACAACTCGGTAACGATAGATGgcgctaaataaaaaaatcagttttCTGAACTCAGTACGAGTagttgtaaaattgtaaatattatgatattacagATACATATGATATTGTTACTAGCCCGACGtcttataaattatcatttataggCACTTAACTgacataatgtaattaaatagacTCATCATTAATTAACATTGATCCGTCATATAATAATAGCAATCTAAAAACTtgcttaaatagtttttttagttCAGAAAAGTTTGATCACCATTAAACATGCAAACTAAAATAGACTTTATATACTTATGATGAAgattttttgttgaatatttttttaaagtacttaaGGGCCTTATATATTTCGAGTGgaagaacattattatttattgttatgtactTGTGCTATGTATTTACCTCAAACCTTCCAACAATTCCGCTTATACTTTaacaacaagaaaaaaaaaatgaaaaggaataaacgattaattttataaacgttaCCTatggaaaacaaataaatatatattttttttcttaccaaGGGTCCACTGTTTCTGTGTCCCTGCTTGTATGTCAAATCGGTCTGTTAATAATATCACAGCTCAGTAAAGCGGTTTATATGGTCgaacataaagttttttttaatgtatcagATGGCTGACTGTCTAATTCATTCAGCCATTTCATACAATTTAGATAGATAGAAACATAACACTAATATTTACCTTGTCGCCATAGTAAGTCTGAAAAATTAAAAGGGgtattacatttatatcgagatatttttatggatataatgattataagaaCACAATTTTAAAGCGTCTCCAGTTAAATAGGTTTAAcgttattgtaaaaatttttataacaccgaaattatttatattgtggcTGAAAAGTCTAAGTCTTAAGcccatttcatatattattggAATGGCGAAAATTGCATGACCATTTTATCaaacatattaacaataaaaggaCAGAAATTTGTAAGGGTtacataagttatttaattaattcgtttaCCTTGTCACCGTAGTAGGGAGTCTAAAAAAGATAATTTGCAAATCACATAATATATAGGTAAAAATTGTAGCTTGTACAAATAcgacatatttaagaaaaaaaaaagtatgcttTAGTTAAAATGAACTCTCTCTCCTGTGTCttaactctcataatccgatggtgTAGCAATTGCCCACGATTGGAAAGAGATCAGCGCAGTACCAATAACGGTCTACGTGCAATACGATCATTGTCAACTACTTAACGGAATGCTACTGAGGATAAACTTAAGAGAAAaacttagttatattttatgaaaagtaattttatacaaagaatTTGCTACTTAAATActagcttattttattatttcatataatagaattatttttgaaaaggtCGTCTTAAAATTAAGGATTCATTCGATtaagtatgtatgtgtttatgtacatatgtgtagAAACGTCTTTTAATTAGTCATTAGTAATTAGTTGGTCTTAGCTTACCTTGTCGTAGTAGTAGGGTGTCTAAAAAAGATATTTCGGaattacatatttgttaaaaatatttagtatctaatatatattaatacattataatgcatatttaatacaatttaatgtttaatttcccTTCAAAAATGATATTGTAATTGAAACATTGTTAAATTTGTAACTACGGGATGCTACTGAGGATGTTTTGTCAGAATAAAGCTTACTACAGATTTAtggctatttatatatatttttattttatgttagcaATTTTGAAT from Vanessa atalanta chromosome 26, ilVanAtal1.2, whole genome shotgun sequence carries:
- the LOC125073948 gene encoding BUD13 homolog, with amino-acid sequence MSEAINQKAYLQKYLTGRSAEKKKKKKKSVKGKGFKIIDDDIDLTKLRTLGGDELDILNEGEDAPQVVGIIDERPEEIRKLEDFKTTSKWRVINQDDGFNSKLQIEEVKRDNKEVAKENEIVFGKMYSDSEDDNKGDSDPSPPRKSSEKNETKISKNNRDSDSDFSPPRRKDKSKDKNYDSDPSPPRNSKKTVQNNDRNRRRDEGSPQRRKHTSNWMNKNDDSDVSPPRKRPKEKSSKANRDYDTQLSPPRKSSSSKIKRERKPSRWGDFDDTQENKSRRSNSRETSPNRTNNRSRSPDKSEKDIRKQKSNSDTSSLKPRSNDYDSDLSPPRKSRRQSPKSQDSDGSPRRRKKEENYEKCKNSERKNFDKRRGSPKNKRSDQFQRQDRRKERTNESDSDLSPPRRERSKNHSGRDYRNDEPPPSNKKMEKTLDGKKAGLQDAGQLKEENQAFRRREEEVFKHMTDEMSGRNAKAVSRKSKRDTSQDRQMQREKAERQKELDEKYKKWSKGIKQIEDQQAAVQDFIHEASKPLARYKDDRDLEGQLRDVERAGDPMLKYIREKKRERGELGPEKPTYKGNFPPNRFNIRPGYRWDGVDRSNGYEKKYFDQQSKRKAQEEEVYKWSTEDL